In the Marinomonas algicola genome, one interval contains:
- the pcaQ gene encoding pca operon transcription factor PcaQ produces the protein MLENRIKYRHLQCFLEVTRQGSVVRAADVLALTQPAVSKKLKELEDILGVRLLERSKKGVELTPFGNVFLEHASTSVAALREGTERVAQAQQKGFSRISIGVLPTVATSILPESVKRFRMGGVDVRLHLVSGPNALLMSQLRVGELDLVVGRLGVPEAMSGLSFQHLYSEQVAFTVRPNHPLLAKANFQISDIADYTVLYPPKGSITAPYVDRFLLSQGVGTLTDRIDTVSDSFGKEFIRNNDAVWIISRGVVAREIADGELDELPIDTKETLGAVGLTTRADSIPSMALKLFINAIRDTAQTLDSYYKPVDHHKDDPVI, from the coding sequence ATGTTAGAAAACCGTATTAAATATCGCCACCTTCAATGCTTTTTAGAAGTTACTCGCCAAGGTAGTGTTGTACGTGCCGCCGATGTACTAGCACTAACTCAGCCAGCCGTATCCAAAAAGCTTAAAGAATTAGAAGACATTCTGGGCGTACGATTATTAGAGCGCAGCAAGAAAGGCGTGGAACTCACCCCTTTTGGCAATGTGTTTTTAGAGCACGCCAGTACCAGTGTGGCCGCGTTGCGAGAAGGCACCGAGCGTGTTGCTCAAGCACAGCAAAAAGGCTTCAGTCGAATCAGCATTGGGGTATTACCCACCGTCGCGACCAGTATTTTGCCAGAATCCGTGAAACGTTTTCGCATGGGGGGGGTCGATGTTCGGCTGCATTTGGTCTCTGGTCCTAACGCATTACTAATGAGTCAATTGCGTGTAGGTGAACTCGACTTGGTGGTTGGTCGATTAGGCGTTCCCGAAGCCATGTCAGGACTATCTTTTCAGCACCTATATTCGGAGCAAGTGGCGTTCACCGTTCGACCCAATCACCCTTTATTGGCGAAGGCGAATTTTCAGATCAGTGACATTGCGGATTACACGGTTCTTTATCCACCCAAAGGCTCCATTACTGCACCATACGTGGACCGCTTTTTATTGTCCCAAGGGGTGGGAACCTTGACCGACCGAATCGACACCGTATCCGATTCATTTGGCAAGGAGTTCATACGTAACAACGATGCCGTCTGGATCATTTCTCGTGGTGTTGTCGCACGAGAAATCGCCGATGGTGAATTAGATGAGCTGCCAATTGATACCAAAGAAACTCTAGGTGCCGTTGGACTCACCACTCGGGCCGACTCCATACCCTCGATGGCATTAAAGCTCTTTATTAATGCGATTAGGGATACGGCACAGACTTTGGACAGTTATTATAAACCTGTGGATCATCATAAAGATGACCCTGTTATTTGA
- a CDS encoding AEC family transporter, translating to MLTIVATTTPIFIMILLGYFAVRINLVPGETIAGMAKIVMYFTLPALIFSTLARMEFDQVIIPSYIATYATGSLLALFIGMFISSKIMKRPLIESTLKGAGMACSNSAFFAYPVMLLAFSDPPTAAFAMALIVENLFVLPIIFIILEISSSSGQGLNPLSMLYTVVKRLVKNPLILAVTGGVLASTFHLKLPDVIDRVLVMLSGASATLALIVLGGSLVGTSLTGNIKDICFVTTGKLVLHPLMIAVVAFFMPEMDRNLLLGGILIAAVPMMSIYPIIGSQYGFRSLCASILLVTTLVSFVTLAVILSLMGLS from the coding sequence ATGTTGACCATTGTTGCCACCACCACCCCCATATTCATTATGATCTTATTGGGTTATTTTGCCGTTCGGATCAACCTAGTTCCTGGTGAAACGATTGCAGGCATGGCAAAAATCGTCATGTATTTTACGCTTCCCGCCTTGATATTCAGCACTTTGGCGAGAATGGAATTCGATCAAGTCATCATTCCGAGTTACATCGCTACCTACGCCACTGGCTCACTATTAGCGCTGTTTATAGGCATGTTCATTAGCTCAAAAATCATGAAGCGCCCTTTAATCGAAAGTACATTAAAAGGCGCAGGGATGGCCTGTTCCAACTCGGCCTTCTTTGCTTACCCTGTTATGTTACTCGCCTTTAGTGACCCACCAACGGCCGCTTTTGCCATGGCGCTGATCGTAGAAAACCTATTCGTTTTACCGATTATCTTTATTATTCTGGAAATCAGTTCATCCAGCGGGCAGGGCTTAAACCCTCTCAGCATGCTCTATACGGTTGTGAAAAGACTGGTTAAGAATCCGTTGATCTTGGCCGTCACAGGAGGCGTATTAGCATCGACATTTCATTTAAAACTGCCAGATGTAATCGACCGTGTATTAGTGATGCTGTCCGGCGCATCCGCTACGCTTGCACTGATTGTACTTGGAGGGTCTCTCGTAGGAACCAGCCTGACCGGCAATATCAAAGACATTTGTTTTGTCACTACAGGTAAGCTAGTACTGCATCCATTGATGATTGCTGTCGTGGCGTTCTTTATGCCTGAAATGGACCGCAACCTTTTGCTCGGAGGCATCTTGATTGCGGCCGTACCTATGATGAGCATCTACCCTATTATTGGCAGCCAATATGGATTCCGCTCGCTTTGTGCAAGTATTTTATTGGTCACCACATTAGTGTCATTCGTTACACTCGCTGTTATTTTGTCTTTGATGGGATTAAGTTAG
- a CDS encoding shikimate dehydrogenase family protein — protein MLNLGLIGQAIASSRSPSLHAMLGELNQLSVDYQLQVPEDDTAESFKAKLAEIRALGFVGVNVTFPYKQMAIDSADEVNDAVKKVGASNTLLLKDGKVCAFNTDYTGFIRGYKSRMGHARAGNVPAGKVLIIGAGGVGRAIGFALFEVGATEVLVTDLSEHIAQSLVDAINKAGYKARVVAKEDIAAAAEEADGLVNCTPVGHLKSPGMPLAAKLIQRQKWAFDAVYTPMDTEFLIEAKNKGLHIVSGFDLFFYQGIDAFEIFTGQNVTDVQPVWDQFCEKYDVVSSLI, from the coding sequence ATGTTAAATCTAGGTCTTATTGGTCAGGCTATTGCGTCTTCCCGCTCTCCTTCTTTACATGCCATGTTAGGAGAGTTAAATCAGTTATCGGTGGATTATCAGTTGCAAGTGCCAGAAGACGATACGGCCGAGTCTTTTAAGGCCAAGCTTGCTGAAATTCGCGCCTTGGGTTTCGTTGGCGTTAATGTAACCTTCCCTTATAAGCAAATGGCTATCGATAGTGCGGATGAAGTAAACGACGCGGTTAAAAAGGTTGGCGCGAGTAATACCTTATTACTAAAAGACGGAAAAGTGTGTGCTTTTAATACAGATTACACCGGCTTTATTCGTGGCTATAAAAGCCGAATGGGACATGCCCGCGCTGGAAATGTGCCAGCAGGTAAAGTATTGATAATTGGCGCTGGTGGAGTAGGGCGCGCGATTGGTTTTGCTTTGTTTGAAGTGGGGGCGACAGAAGTGTTGGTCACCGATTTAAGCGAACACATCGCACAATCTTTAGTTGATGCTATTAATAAAGCGGGTTATAAAGCACGCGTTGTTGCGAAAGAAGACATAGCGGCCGCCGCAGAAGAAGCGGATGGTTTGGTTAATTGCACACCAGTTGGTCACTTGAAAAGCCCAGGTATGCCTTTGGCTGCAAAGCTCATTCAAAGGCAAAAATGGGCCTTTGATGCGGTTTATACTCCAATGGATACTGAATTTTTAATAGAGGCTAAAAACAAGGGCCTGCACATTGTATCCGGTTTTGATTTGTTTTTTTATCAAGGTATTGATGCTTTTGAAATTTTTACTGGTCAGAACGTCACGGATGTACAGCCAGTTTGGGATCAGTTTTGTGAAAAATACGATGTCGTTAGTTCATTGATCTAG
- the urtA gene encoding urea ABC transporter substrate-binding protein: MKMKTLVASIALAGATLVTFNVNAADTIKVGVLHSLSGTMAISETTLKDTVLMMVAEQNKQGGLLGKDLEAVVVDPASNWPLFAEKGRELLTQDKVDVIFGSWTSVSRKSVLPVLEELNGLMFYPVQYEGEESSKNVFYTGAAPNQQAIPAVNYLKDDLEVERWVLAGTDYVYPRTTNKILEAYLKANGVADEDIMINYTPFGHSDWQSIVSDIKKFGSEGKKTAVVSTINGDANVPFYKELGNQGISAEDIPVVAFSVGEEELSGLDTGPLVGHLAAWNYFQSVESDANSEFITQWKAFTKNPDRVTNDPMEATYIGFKMWVNAVKQAGTTDVDAVEQAMIGQETSNLTGGMAVMNKNHHLSKPVLIGEIQDDGQFEVVWETDGVVPGDAWSDFLPGSMDLISDWTAPIKCGNYNTKTKACSGQNY; the protein is encoded by the coding sequence ATGAAAATGAAAACGCTTGTTGCTTCAATTGCTTTAGCGGGTGCGACTTTGGTTACCTTTAATGTTAACGCAGCCGATACCATTAAGGTGGGTGTCCTGCATTCTCTTTCTGGCACCATGGCGATCAGTGAGACCACACTGAAAGACACCGTATTAATGATGGTGGCCGAGCAAAATAAACAAGGTGGTTTGCTTGGCAAGGATTTAGAAGCGGTTGTGGTTGACCCGGCATCAAACTGGCCTTTATTTGCGGAGAAAGGGCGTGAACTTCTGACACAAGATAAAGTGGACGTCATTTTTGGTAGCTGGACGTCGGTTTCTCGTAAATCCGTTTTACCTGTACTAGAAGAGCTAAACGGGTTGATGTTTTACCCAGTACAGTATGAAGGCGAAGAGTCTTCGAAAAACGTGTTCTACACAGGTGCGGCGCCAAACCAACAGGCGATCCCTGCGGTAAATTATCTAAAAGACGATCTTGAAGTAGAGCGTTGGGTGCTAGCGGGAACCGATTACGTTTACCCACGTACCACCAATAAAATTCTAGAAGCCTATTTGAAAGCCAATGGTGTCGCAGACGAAGACATCATGATCAACTACACACCTTTCGGTCATTCTGATTGGCAGTCCATTGTCTCGGACATCAAAAAATTCGGCAGCGAAGGTAAGAAAACCGCGGTGGTTTCCACTATAAACGGCGACGCTAACGTGCCTTTCTATAAAGAGTTAGGTAACCAAGGCATTTCTGCAGAAGACATTCCAGTAGTCGCTTTCTCTGTCGGTGAAGAAGAGTTATCCGGATTGGATACCGGTCCACTTGTGGGTCATTTAGCCGCTTGGAACTACTTCCAAAGCGTTGAAAGTGATGCGAACTCAGAGTTTATTACCCAATGGAAAGCCTTCACTAAAAACCCAGACCGCGTCACAAATGACCCAATGGAAGCGACCTATATCGGTTTCAAAATGTGGGTGAATGCGGTTAAACAAGCAGGCACAACGGATGTCGATGCGGTTGAGCAAGCGATGATAGGTCAAGAAACAAGCAACCTAACAGGCGGCATGGCCGTAATGAACAAAAACCACCATTTAAGCAAACCTGTATTGATCGGTGAAATCCAAGACGACGGTCAATTTGAAGTGGTTTGGGAAACCGATGGCGTGGTTCCAGGTGATGCTTGGTCAGACTTTTTACCAGGTTCAATGGACTTAATCTCGGATTGGACGGCACCGATCAAATGCGGTAACTACAATACCAAAACAAAAGCCTGTTCTGGTCAGAACTACTAA
- the urtB gene encoding urea ABC transporter permease subunit UrtB — protein MFDSTTIQSVKRSIFLKNLILFCCCLFSLLSLSSHAKSTQLPPSDAIAVRDGLLMDLTKASLKKSMPILEKIEQISDEEMLPVFTTLLEGDLYYVKSDRSLVQKRSIDGKTSFAPFPFLNRSENQQTSELTSKKVKKIKVNNALRKYLRGAIARIQLSSKDSSKRQSSVRSLLSSLDESTVNRIHQLREIETDAGVKDMMDLALDVYSAENASEVEQVAAIRRLANSLENDVRNLLTQLTKDDQAPAVKSAALTALKSIDQQVNRYALVDQLFFGLSLGSVLLLASIGLAITFGVMGVINMAHGEMIMLGAYTTYVVQLLMPNHIDYSIWVAIPAAFLVSGLMGVIIERGVIRHLHGRPLETLLATFGISLILQQLVRSIFSPLNRQVSTPSWMSGSVEINPVLSLTLNRLYILAFALLVFFALLFILKKTSLGLNVRAVSQNRNMARAMGVKTAWVDAMTFGLGSGIAGIAGVALSQLTNVGPNLGQAYIIDSFMVVVFGGVGNLFGTLVAAFSLGIATKFLEPVTGAVLAAIAVLVFIILFIQKRPKGLFPQKGRAAE, from the coding sequence ATGTTCGATTCCACAACGATACAAAGCGTTAAGAGGAGTATTTTCTTGAAAAATCTTATTCTCTTTTGCTGTTGTTTGTTTTCTTTATTAAGCCTGTCAAGCCACGCCAAAAGCACACAATTACCCCCATCTGACGCCATAGCAGTACGTGATGGATTACTGATGGATCTCACCAAAGCCAGTCTAAAAAAGTCGATGCCGATATTGGAAAAAATTGAACAGATCAGTGACGAAGAAATGTTACCGGTTTTTACGACGCTATTAGAAGGCGATTTATACTACGTTAAAAGTGATCGATCTCTGGTACAAAAGCGTTCCATTGATGGTAAAACATCATTTGCGCCTTTCCCTTTTCTAAATCGATCAGAAAATCAGCAAACGTCTGAATTAACGTCGAAAAAGGTAAAGAAAATCAAAGTAAACAATGCTCTGCGAAAATATTTACGCGGAGCCATTGCTCGCATCCAATTGTCATCAAAAGACAGTAGCAAACGCCAATCGTCTGTCCGTTCACTCTTAAGTTCATTAGATGAGAGCACAGTCAATCGTATTCATCAGCTCAGGGAAATAGAAACCGATGCCGGTGTAAAAGACATGATGGATCTCGCACTGGATGTATACAGCGCCGAAAACGCGTCTGAAGTGGAACAGGTCGCTGCAATTCGTCGATTAGCAAACAGCTTAGAGAACGACGTACGTAATCTACTGACGCAATTGACAAAAGACGACCAAGCACCCGCGGTAAAAAGTGCGGCACTGACGGCGCTAAAATCCATTGATCAACAAGTGAATCGCTATGCGTTAGTGGATCAATTGTTTTTTGGATTAAGTTTGGGGTCGGTTCTTTTACTCGCTTCTATTGGTTTAGCGATTACCTTTGGTGTCATGGGTGTCATTAATATGGCGCACGGCGAGATGATTATGCTCGGTGCTTACACAACTTACGTTGTCCAGTTATTGATGCCAAACCACATTGATTATTCAATTTGGGTGGCGATTCCCGCCGCCTTCTTAGTATCAGGTCTAATGGGCGTCATCATTGAGCGTGGAGTGATTCGTCACTTACACGGCCGCCCTTTAGAAACGTTACTTGCGACGTTCGGGATCAGCTTAATTCTACAACAACTTGTGCGCAGTATTTTCTCTCCATTGAACCGTCAAGTATCCACACCGAGTTGGATGAGTGGCTCAGTAGAAATTAATCCCGTACTGTCTTTGACCTTAAATCGTCTTTATATTCTGGCGTTTGCCCTCTTGGTGTTTTTTGCCTTGCTGTTTATCTTAAAGAAAACCTCTTTAGGTTTGAACGTGCGAGCTGTTTCGCAAAACCGCAATATGGCCCGCGCTATGGGTGTAAAAACCGCTTGGGTAGATGCCATGACCTTTGGTTTAGGCTCCGGTATCGCAGGAATTGCCGGCGTGGCATTAAGTCAGCTCACCAATGTAGGGCCAAACTTGGGTCAAGCGTACATCATCGACTCCTTTATGGTGGTGGTATTTGGGGGTGTCGGTAACCTTTTTGGTACCTTGGTAGCGGCGTTCTCACTCGGCATTGCAACTAAGTTTTTAGAGCCCGTTACAGGGGCCGTGTTGGCGGCCATCGCCGTCTTAGTCTTTATTATCCTCTTTATCCAGAAACGTCCCAAAGGGCTCTTTCCACAAAAAGGGAGGGCAGCAGAATGA
- the urtC gene encoding urea ABC transporter permease subunit UrtC, whose amino-acid sequence MNNPMSFNSAPSSSASPDSLNQGLAKEASSSRAFGKHTAPFVILLLVITLLASAANLLLPESSSLYVSTYSITLLGKYLCYAMLALAVDIIWGYCGILSLGHGAFFALGGYAMGMYLMRQIGDRGVYGNPLLPDFMVFLDWKELPWFWLGMDQFWFAMIMAVFVPGVLAFVFGWLAFRSRVTGVYLSIMTQALTYALLLSFFRNEMGFGGNNGLTDFKEILGFDLQSDATRVSLFVITAITLSLVFVSSHFILKSRLGKVVLAVRDGESRARFLGYRTQNYKVWLFVYSAVIAGIAGALYVPQVGIINPGEFSPINSIEIVIWVAVGGRGTLIGAIIGALLVNYAKTRFTAIMPEAWLFALGAMFVLVTLYLPKGLMGLYDQLKAKYRSSTQPPASSPDDRSIHKESNQ is encoded by the coding sequence ATGAATAACCCTATGTCATTTAATTCAGCTCCATCTAGTTCCGCATCGCCTGACTCATTAAACCAAGGGTTGGCAAAAGAAGCGAGTTCAAGCCGTGCCTTTGGCAAACACACGGCGCCTTTTGTTATTTTGCTTTTGGTGATAACTCTATTGGCTTCAGCGGCTAATTTACTTCTACCTGAAAGCTCTTCCCTGTATGTAAGTACGTACAGCATTACTTTATTAGGCAAGTATTTATGCTACGCCATGCTGGCCTTAGCGGTCGATATTATTTGGGGGTACTGTGGTATTTTGAGCTTGGGACATGGCGCATTTTTTGCTCTTGGCGGTTATGCCATGGGCATGTATTTAATGCGTCAAATTGGTGATCGTGGTGTTTACGGTAATCCTCTTCTGCCAGATTTTATGGTCTTTCTTGATTGGAAAGAACTGCCGTGGTTCTGGCTCGGTATGGATCAATTTTGGTTTGCCATGATTATGGCGGTCTTTGTTCCCGGCGTCTTGGCGTTTGTATTTGGCTGGTTGGCCTTTCGTTCTCGTGTCACTGGAGTGTACTTATCCATTATGACTCAGGCCTTAACCTATGCCCTATTGCTCTCCTTCTTCCGCAATGAGATGGGCTTTGGGGGAAACAATGGCTTAACCGATTTTAAAGAGATTCTTGGCTTTGATCTGCAATCGGATGCCACCCGTGTCAGTCTGTTTGTGATTACCGCGATTACGCTAAGTCTGGTGTTCGTATCCAGCCATTTCATTCTTAAGTCTCGTTTGGGCAAAGTAGTATTAGCCGTAAGAGATGGAGAATCCAGGGCGCGTTTTCTGGGCTACCGCACTCAAAATTACAAAGTATGGTTGTTTGTCTATTCCGCCGTCATCGCTGGTATTGCTGGTGCTTTATACGTACCGCAAGTCGGCATCATCAATCCGGGAGAATTCTCTCCAATCAACTCAATTGAGATTGTTATTTGGGTCGCCGTTGGTGGTCGTGGCACCTTAATAGGGGCCATTATCGGCGCGCTTTTAGTGAATTACGCCAAAACCCGTTTTACGGCCATCATGCCAGAAGCATGGTTGTTTGCTTTAGGGGCCATGTTTGTCTTAGTCACCTTGTATTTACCGAAAGGCTTGATGGGATTGTACGATCAACTTAAAGCAAAGTATCGATCATCTACTCAACCACCAGCCAGTAGCCCTGACGACCGCTCGATACACAAGGAGTCAAATCAATGA
- the urtD gene encoding urea ABC transporter ATP-binding protein UrtD — MSLLESTRNTLRRDQVWSFLTPPEKQVNVDKDMILYVEDLSVSFDGFKALNNLNLYINDGELRCLIGANGAGKTTLMDVITGKTACDTGSVFFGQNIDLLTKDEAEIAQLGIGRKFQKPTVFEKQTVFSNLELSLKSDKGVLPTLWATLTPTQLDRIDEVLTTIGLKKQCFMLAGALSHGQKQWLEIGMLLAAEPRLLLIDEPVAGMTAQETERTAELLTSLAGDHTVIVVEHDMEFVRSLARTVTVLHQGSVLAEGTMDQIQNHPDVIDVYLGEDASLTSSTKTGESYL; from the coding sequence ATGAGCCTTTTAGAATCCACTCGCAATACGTTACGTCGTGATCAAGTGTGGTCTTTTTTAACGCCACCAGAAAAGCAAGTCAACGTTGATAAAGACATGATCCTGTATGTAGAAGATTTAAGCGTGAGCTTTGATGGTTTCAAAGCCCTAAATAACTTAAACCTCTACATTAATGACGGCGAACTAAGGTGTTTGATTGGTGCCAATGGTGCAGGAAAAACCACCTTAATGGACGTGATTACAGGTAAAACAGCGTGTGATACAGGGTCTGTTTTCTTTGGGCAGAACATCGACCTATTAACCAAAGACGAAGCCGAAATTGCCCAATTAGGGATAGGTCGAAAGTTCCAAAAACCCACCGTATTTGAAAAACAAACGGTCTTCAGTAATTTAGAGTTATCGTTAAAGTCCGACAAAGGTGTCCTACCGACTCTTTGGGCGACACTCACCCCAACGCAGTTGGATAGAATTGACGAAGTACTCACTACCATAGGCTTAAAAAAACAGTGCTTTATGTTAGCCGGTGCTTTATCTCACGGTCAGAAGCAATGGTTAGAAATCGGCATGTTACTGGCCGCTGAACCAAGACTCTTGCTGATTGATGAGCCAGTGGCTGGCATGACAGCCCAAGAAACGGAGCGTACCGCCGAACTTCTGACGTCTTTAGCCGGCGATCACACTGTGATAGTAGTGGAACACGATATGGAATTTGTTCGCAGCCTCGCACGCACCGTTACAGTGCTTCATCAAGGATCTGTGCTCGCTGAAGGAACAATGGATCAAATTCAAAACCACCCTGACGTTATTGACGTGTATCTTGGAGAGGACGCTAGCCTCACCTCATCCACTAAAACGGGAGAATCTTATTTATGA
- the urtE gene encoding urea ABC transporter ATP-binding subunit UrtE yields the protein MISLNKVNQLYGGTQILWDLDLQIEPGSITCIMGRNGVGKTTLLKCLMGLLPIKSGEILFNNSKLHKKSAESRAYSGLGYVPQGRDIFPLLTVEENLRIGLPVRKDGAKQIPEKIFALFPVLEEMLHRRGGDLSGGQQQQLAIGRALVLEPSVLILDEPNEGIQPNIVKQIGDVILKLNQEEGLTVILVEQKLGFARRVGQSFRLMEKGRVVAADQMENLTDDLIRHYLAV from the coding sequence ATGATTTCACTTAATAAAGTTAACCAATTATACGGTGGAACACAGATATTATGGGACTTAGATTTGCAAATTGAGCCCGGTTCCATCACCTGTATTATGGGACGAAATGGCGTAGGTAAAACCACTTTATTAAAATGCTTAATGGGATTGCTACCCATAAAAAGTGGAGAAATTCTTTTTAATAACAGCAAGTTACATAAAAAAAGTGCCGAGTCGCGTGCTTACTCAGGTTTAGGCTACGTTCCCCAAGGTCGAGACATCTTCCCTTTACTCACAGTAGAAGAAAACCTACGTATTGGACTGCCAGTTCGAAAAGACGGAGCAAAACAGATTCCTGAAAAAATATTCGCGCTTTTTCCTGTGTTGGAAGAGATGTTGCATAGAAGAGGAGGAGACCTATCTGGAGGTCAGCAACAGCAGTTAGCCATTGGTCGAGCGTTGGTACTAGAACCGAGCGTTTTAATACTGGACGAACCAAATGAAGGCATACAACCCAATATAGTAAAACAAATTGGCGATGTCATTTTAAAGCTGAATCAAGAAGAAGGCTTAACCGTCATCCTAGTAGAGCAAAAACTGGGGTTTGCCCGTCGAGTCGGTCAATCTTTTCGATTAATGGAGAAAGGCCGTGTTGTTGCCGCCGACCAGATGGAGAACCTAACCGATGATTTAATTCGTCATTATCTGGCCGTCTAA
- a CDS encoding urease accessory protein UreD, producing the protein MNNKNSLAYTEEQTNNQNPTTHAPAHWHAFLTMGFAQTRRGVALKTCEHKGPLYVQKPFYPEGQDRAHIYLLHPPGGLVSGDRLTITSNQQDDTNVLITTPGAGRVYKARADKSLQHQVVQLNIGEHSQLEWLPQETLLYPEAQTKLDTHINLAEGAKFIGWEVTCFGLTASEQPFEQGQVSQCIQIKRHQRLVLKERLFINDTNRHLLTSASGLRQHTVNGFMVAGPFADENEEKKGVDKEPTALIELLRQASNKYDQQGVTGISFVSGFIVIRLLGPDSEQAKRAFTQYWTLIRPALLGIPVCQPRIWAT; encoded by the coding sequence ATGAATAATAAAAACAGCCTTGCTTATACTGAAGAGCAAACCAATAACCAAAACCCGACAACGCATGCGCCTGCACACTGGCATGCGTTTTTAACCATGGGGTTTGCACAGACTCGCCGAGGCGTCGCGCTCAAAACCTGTGAACATAAAGGCCCTCTTTATGTGCAAAAACCTTTTTACCCTGAAGGCCAAGACAGAGCGCATATTTACCTTCTTCACCCCCCCGGTGGCTTGGTTTCGGGCGACAGGTTAACCATTACCAGTAATCAACAAGACGACACGAACGTGCTGATCACCACCCCTGGTGCGGGACGAGTCTACAAAGCAAGAGCCGATAAAAGCTTGCAACATCAAGTAGTGCAACTCAACATAGGTGAACACAGCCAGTTAGAATGGCTACCACAAGAAACCTTACTCTACCCCGAAGCACAAACGAAACTAGACACTCATATTAATCTGGCCGAAGGCGCTAAATTCATTGGTTGGGAAGTCACCTGTTTTGGATTGACGGCCAGCGAACAGCCCTTTGAGCAAGGTCAAGTCAGCCAATGCATCCAAATCAAACGCCATCAACGCTTAGTACTAAAAGAACGCTTATTCATTAACGACACCAACCGCCACTTGCTAACGTCTGCCTCAGGGTTAAGGCAACACACTGTCAATGGCTTTATGGTTGCCGGTCCTTTCGCCGATGAGAATGAAGAGAAAAAAGGTGTCGATAAGGAACCTACAGCGTTAATTGAATTACTCAGGCAAGCCTCCAATAAGTACGATCAACAAGGCGTGACTGGTATTAGTTTTGTCAGTGGCTTTATCGTCATTCGTTTATTAGGGCCAGATTCGGAGCAAGCAAAACGTGCTTTTACCCAATATTGGACATTAATTCGCCCAGCGTTATTGGGCATTCCTGTTTGTCAGCCCCGAATTTGGGCCACCTAA
- a CDS encoding urease subunit gamma — MELLPREKDKLLVFTAALLAERRLNRGLKLNYPEAMAYITMEIIEGARDGKTVAELMSYGKTLLTEEQVMDGVVELIHEVQVEATFPDGTKLVTVHNPIN, encoded by the coding sequence ATGGAACTATTACCAAGAGAAAAAGACAAACTGTTGGTCTTTACTGCCGCCCTACTTGCGGAGCGTCGTTTAAACCGTGGCTTAAAACTCAATTACCCAGAAGCCATGGCTTACATCACCATGGAGATTATAGAAGGGGCTCGTGATGGTAAAACTGTCGCCGAATTAATGAGTTATGGAAAAACGCTTTTAACAGAAGAGCAGGTAATGGACGGCGTCGTTGAATTGATCCACGAAGTACAGGTAGAAGCCACCTTTCCTGACGGTACAAAACTGGTCACTGTCCATAACCCAATCAATTAA